Within the Streptosporangium album genome, the region TGGCATCTCCCACTCCTCATGCCGGACAGGTATCCCTCAAAAGGGCCATCGGCCCCAAGCTCCTCATCCTCTTCATCGTCGGCGACATCCTCGGCACCGGCGTCTACGCCCTCACCGGCAAGGTGGCCGGCAAGGTCGGCGGGGCCCTGTGGGCGCCGTTCCTGATCGGGTTCGTCATCGCCCTGCTGACGGCGATGTCCTATGTCGAGCTCGTGACGAAGTATCCGCGGGCGGCCGGCGCCGCCCTCTACACCCAGCGTGCCTTCCGGACGCCGTTCCTGACGTTCATGGTGGCGTTCGCGGTCATGTGCTCCGGGCTCACCTCGGCGAGCGCGGCGGCGCGCGCCATCGGGGGCGACTACCTGAAGGAGTTCCTCACGGTGCCCGCCGTCATCGTCGGGATCGTCTTCATCGTGGCGGTCGCGCTGCTGAACCACCGCGGCGTCTCGGAGTCGGTGAAGACCAACATCGTGTTCACGGTCATCGAGCTGACCGGGCTCGTGGTCATCATCGCCATCGGCGTGTACGCGATCGTCACCGGTGCCGGAGAGCCGTCCAGGCTGACCGAGTTCCGCACCGACCAGGATGGCGGCCTGTTCCTCGCGCTGCTCGGCAGCACGGCTCTGGCCTTCTTCGCGTTCGTCGGGTTCGAGGACTCGGTGAACATGGCCGAGGAGACCCAGGACCCCTCGCGCAACTTCCCCCGGGCGATCTTCCTCGGAGTGGCGATCACCAGCGTGATCTACATCCTCGTCGCCATCACCTCCTCACTCCTGGTCGACTACCGGGTCCTGGAGAAGTCGTCGGGGCCGCTGCTGGAGGTGGTCAAGGCCGGTGGGATCAGCTTCCCGCCCAAGCTCTTCGCGCTGATCGCCATGTTCGCGGTGGCCAACTCCGCGCTGATCAACATGATGATGGCCTCCCGGCTGGTGTACGGCCTGGCCGGCGAAGGGGTCGTGCCGCGCGCGCTGGGCTGGGTCGATCCGCGCCGCCGCACACCGGTGATCGGCATCGTCTTCACCACGGCGCTCGCCATCGCCCTGATCTCGACGGGAGAGATCGCCGGCCTCGGCGACACCACCGCCTTCCTGCTGCTGTGCGTCTTCGCGGTCGTGAACGTGGCCGTCCTCGTGCTCCGCGGGGACACCGTGGAACACGCGCACTACCAGGTGCCGACGGCCCTGCCCGTGCTCGGCGCCGTCCTGGCCGTCGTGCTGGCCAGCCCCCTGACGGGCCGCCCCGCCGAGGTCTACATCCGGGCGGGTGTCCTGATGGGTATCGGCCTCCTCCTGTGGGTGGTCAACTGGCTGGTGACCCGGGGCCGCCAGGGCACCCCCGCCGCCGAGGGGTAGCGGCCCACGGGTCAGGCGGTGCTTCGGACGCGGGCGTCGGGTGTGAACTCGACGTACTCGACGACCACCCCTCCCGCGTGCCGGAGAGGGCGGGGCACCTCGGGGCGACGGCGGAGTCCCGGACTCCTGAGCGGGCGGAGCGGTCCGGGCGCCGGGCGCTCCGCGCACCATGTCTGTCCTCGTAGAGGGCCGTGCGATCCGGCCGACCGGCGTGGGCTCCGGCGTTGAGTCGCCTGGCCGGCGCCCTTTTTGGGGCAGCCAATGTCATCTATTGGCCATTTAATGCGTGTCATCGGCTACATACAGGACATTTCACTAACAACTGGAAATTCTGTCTGGCATTCGAGGGCTCGGCAATCGCCGGCCGCGGGGCAGGCCACACGGTCCGCGGGCGCCGGAGCCGGCGGCCGGCCGGCCGGTGACCGATTCTCGCCTCCAGGGCGGTCCACAGAAAGGGCGAGCCGTACAGCTTCCGGAAGGGCGTACATGGCGAACCCCAGAAAACTTCCTGAAATCGTCGGTGAACTGGCCGCCGAGTTCGCGGGGACCATGATCCTGATCCTGTTCGGGGTAGGGGTCGTCGCCCAGGTGGTCGCCGGCGGCATCGGCGACCACGACAGCATCGCGTGGGCGTGGGGACTGGGCGTCACCCTGGGCGTCTACACCGCCGGCCGGCTCAGCGGGGCGCATCTCAACCCGGCGGTCACGGTCGCCCTCGCGGCCTTCAAGGGCTTCTCCTGGCACAAGGTGCTGCCCTACTCCCTGGCCCAGATCGCCGGCGCGTTCGTGGCGGCCCTGATCGTGCGGTGGAACTACTCCGAGGTCCTCGCCAAAGTCGACCCCGGGTTCACGGTCAAGACCCAGGGCGTCTTCTCCACCCTGCCGGGCAACGGAGAACTGCCGGTCGGCACCTGGGGCGGGTTCCGCGACCAGATCATCGGCACCGCGATCCTGCTCTTCCTCATCCTCGCCGTCACCGACCTGGGCAACTCCCCGCCCGGGGTCAACCTCGCGCCCTTCGTCGTCGGCCTGATCGTGGTGGCGATCGGCATGGCCTGGGGCACCGACGCCGGCTACGCCATCAACCCGGCGCGTGACTTCGGGCCCCGGCTCGCGTCGTTCCTCACCGGCTACGCGACGGCCTGGCGAGATCAGTACGGCCAGCTCTATTTCTGGGTGCCCATCGTGGCGCCACTGATCGGCGGCGTGCTGGGCGCCGCCCTGTACGAGCTGCTCATCGGCCGGTTCCTGCCGGGCGCCGAGGAGACCGAACGCGGCCGTTTCCCCAGCGAGCCCGAGCCCGGCCTTCTCCCCAGCGGGCCCGACTGAACCGCCGGGCCCCGCCTTCACAGGAAGACCGCGCTCGCCCTGAACGAGAGGAACTCCTACCGTGAAATCTGCAGCACTGGGACCGCGGAACCGTACGACGGCACTCCGGGAGATGAGCGAGAACACCTACGACGTGCTCGTCATCGGCGGCGGGATCGTCGGCGCCGGAGCAGCGCTCGACGCGGTGTCCCGCGGCCTGTCGGTCGCGCTGATCGAGGCCCGGGACTGGGCGTCCGGCAGTTCGAGCCGGTCCAGCAAACTGATCCACGGCGGCCTGCGCTATCTCGAACAGCTGGACTTCCGGCTCGTCCGGGAGGCGCTCAAGGAGCGCCACCTGTTGCTCACCCGGCTGGCCCCCCATCTCGTCCACCCCGTCCCGTTCCTCTTCCCGCTCACGCACCGGATCTGGGAACGGTTCTACATCGGGGCCGGCATGACTCTGTACGACGTCCTGGGCGGCCTGCGCTCCGTCGTCCCCCGCCACAGGTATCTCAACCGCCGCCGCGCCCTGCAGGAGGCGCCCGGTCTGCGCTCCGACGCGCTCATCGGGGCGTTGCAGTACTTCGACGGGCAGACCGACGACGCGCGGATGACCCTGGCGGTCGTGCGGACGGCCGCGGCATACGGTGCCGTCGTCGCCAGCCGGGCACGCGCGACCGAACTGCTCCGCGAGGGGGAGCGCGTCACCGGGGCACGCGTGCTGGATATGGAGAGCGGCCAGGAGATCACCGTGCGCGCCCGTCAGGTGATCAGCGCCACCGGCGTCTGGACCGACCAGGTCCTGGAGATGGCCGGCGTCGGGGGAACCCCCACCGTGAAGCCGTCGAAGGGCGTCCACATCGTCGTGCCGCGCGAGGCGATCGACCTCCGCGGCGCCATGATCCTCCGGACCGAGAACAGCGTGCTCTTCGTGATCCCGTGGGGACGGTACTGGGTCATCGGGACCACGGACACGCAGTGGAGCCTCGACCAGGACCACCCCGTGGCGAGCCGCGCCGACATCGACTACCTGCTCGACCACATCAACACGGTGCTGCGCCGGCCGCTGACCCGCGACGACATCGAAGGCGTGTACGCGGGGCTCCGCCCCCTGATCTCCGGCAACGCCGCGAACACCGCGAAGCTCTCGCGCGAGCACCTGGTCGCGGCTCCTGTCCCGGGCCTCGTGATCGTCGCCGGCGGTAAGTACACCACCTACCGGGTGATGGCCAAGGACGCCGTCGACATGGCGGTGCGGGATCTCGGCGACGCCGTACCGGAGTCCGTCACCGAGCGGGTGCCGCTCCTCGGCGCGACCGGGTACGGAGCGCAGTGGAACCGCCGGCGCCGCCTCGCGGCGCGCTCCGGGCTGAGCGTCCTCACCGTGGAGCGCCTCCTGCGCCGCTACGGCTCGGACGTCGACGAGGTGCTGGACCTCCTCGCCGCCGACCCCACCCTGGGGCAGCCGATCCACGGAGCCCCGAGCTACCTGAGGGCCGAGGTCGTCTACGCGGCGTCGCACGAGCAGGCGCTGCACCTGGAGGACGTGCTGGTCCGTCGCACCCACATCTCCATCGAGGAACGGGACCGGGGGCTGGCCGCCGTGTCCGAGGTGACCGCCCTCATGGCCCCGGTCCTGGACTGGGACGACCACACGCTGCGGCGTGAAACGGAGAACTACCGGCTGCACGTCGAGGCGGAGCTCGCCGCGGAGAGACAACCCGACGACGTCACGGCCGAGGTGATCCTGCACGACGTCCCGGAGCCGCCGGCCTTCTCCGGCGCCGCCGACACGAGCCTTTAGCGTTCCGCCGCGCCGGAGCCCTTCCCCGCCGTCCCGACGCTCCGCTCGGCGGCCCGGACGCCGCCGTCATGATCGGTGTCCGTGAACACGACCCCGGCGGGCACCGTAAGGTGGGGTCCCAATTGCCGGGCTCGGAGTCGATGGCGGGGATCGTGGGCGGTTGGGAACGGACGCCGGTCGTGCTGGCCGGCCGGTATCGGCTGGAGGAGCTGATCGGCCGGGGCGGGACGGGGGAGGTGTGGCGTGGTCATGACCTGCGACCGGGCTGGCCGGTAGCGGTCAAGATCCTGTCGCCGGAGGTGCGGGACATCTCGATGCGCGAGCGGTTCGCCCGGGAGGCGCGGACCGCCGCGCGCGTCGTCCACCTCAACGTGGTGACGGTGTTCGACGTGGGCGAGCACGAGGGCCGGCCGTTCCTGGTGATGGAGCTGCTGGCCGGTCGCGACCTCGCCACCGAGCTGGCCGAGAACGGGCCGCTGAGCATCTCCGCGATGTGCCGCCTGGCGGGGCAGGTCGCGGCCGGGCTGGATGCCGCGCACCGGGCCGGGGTTGTCCACCGCGACGTCAAACCGGCCAACCTGCATCAGAGCGCGGACGGCGTGCTCAAGGTGGTCGACTTCGGGACGGCCCGGGTCGCGACCGAGGCCGCGATGCGGATGACCTCCGTCGGAAGCGTCATCGGCACGGCCGCCTACCTGTCACCCGAGCAGATTCTCGGTGAGCCGGGGACCGCGGCCTCTGACCTGTACGCGCTTGGCTGCGTCTGTTACGAGCTGCTGTGCGGGCGTCCTCCGTTCACCGGTCCGGCGCCGCAACTGATCTCCCAGCACGTGCACGACCTTCCCGACCCGCCGAGCCGGTATCGCCCGGACATCCCGGTGGAGCTGGAACGGCTGGTGCTGGCCCTGCTGGAGAAGGATCCCGCCGCGCGGCCGGCCAGCGGGGAGATCGTCCGCCGGGCACTGACCGAGATCGCCCACCGGGTGGCGTCACACGCCAGAGACCGTGCGAGAGACACCGCGGTGTTCCACCCGGCGGAGTCCGTCCCGGTGCCGTCGGCGTGGACGGCGAAGATTACGGCGGGCCGTCTCAGGGAGCGCCTGCCGGGGCGCAACGCCGGGATCGCACTGGGTGCGGCGGGCGTGGTCGCCGCGGTCATGGCGGCGGCCGTGTGGACATCCGCCCCCTCGGACCCGTCGGGGCGGGCCGCCGCCGCGATCCCCTCGGAAACGCCGTCCGCGGTGCCGTCCCCGGCCGCCTCGCGGACCGTGCCGGCGTCCCCGTCCCCGCCCCCCGGCCGGACCGCGCCGCCACGATCGGACCCGGGAGGATGGCGGGCGCGCCTGCTGGCCCTGAGCCGTGCCGTCAGCGACCAGGAGCGCCAGGGCGGCATCGACTCCAAGCTGGCCCGCAAGATCCGCGAGAAGATCTCCAAAGTCGGCAGGAAGATCGAGGAAGGCGACGGCAAGGGCGCCCGTGACGAGCTGCTCGGGATCGGCCGCGAGCTGGTCAAGGCGCGGGGCAAGGGGGAACTCGCCTCCGAGGGGCCGCTCACCGCCTTCCTGCGTGACTCCGGGCTCGACCTCGCATCGGGCGGCGACCACCGGCCCGGCAAGGGCGACAAGGACGATAGGGACGACTAGGACATTTCTCTGGAGGGAGGTCCCAGGGTGCCGGTGGCATGACCGGAGCTTCCTGGGTAACTCCTCATGTATGACTTCACCGACAGAGAATCCGCTGGCGGATTTCGACCCTTTCGACATCTTCGACACCGAGGCGGCCCGCCTGGACCGCCACTTCTCCGACCTCGGCGAGGAGGGCTGGAACCGCCCCTCCCG harbors:
- a CDS encoding APC family permease, with translation MASPTPHAGQVSLKRAIGPKLLILFIVGDILGTGVYALTGKVAGKVGGALWAPFLIGFVIALLTAMSYVELVTKYPRAAGAALYTQRAFRTPFLTFMVAFAVMCSGLTSASAAARAIGGDYLKEFLTVPAVIVGIVFIVAVALLNHRGVSESVKTNIVFTVIELTGLVVIIAIGVYAIVTGAGEPSRLTEFRTDQDGGLFLALLGSTALAFFAFVGFEDSVNMAEETQDPSRNFPRAIFLGVAITSVIYILVAITSSLLVDYRVLEKSSGPLLEVVKAGGISFPPKLFALIAMFAVANSALINMMMASRLVYGLAGEGVVPRALGWVDPRRRTPVIGIVFTTALAIALISTGEIAGLGDTTAFLLLCVFAVVNVAVLVLRGDTVEHAHYQVPTALPVLGAVLAVVLASPLTGRPAEVYIRAGVLMGIGLLLWVVNWLVTRGRQGTPAAEG
- a CDS encoding serine/threonine-protein kinase; its protein translation is MIGVREHDPGGHRKVGSQLPGSESMAGIVGGWERTPVVLAGRYRLEELIGRGGTGEVWRGHDLRPGWPVAVKILSPEVRDISMRERFAREARTAARVVHLNVVTVFDVGEHEGRPFLVMELLAGRDLATELAENGPLSISAMCRLAGQVAAGLDAAHRAGVVHRDVKPANLHQSADGVLKVVDFGTARVATEAAMRMTSVGSVIGTAAYLSPEQILGEPGTAASDLYALGCVCYELLCGRPPFTGPAPQLISQHVHDLPDPPSRYRPDIPVELERLVLALLEKDPAARPASGEIVRRALTEIAHRVASHARDRARDTAVFHPAESVPVPSAWTAKITAGRLRERLPGRNAGIALGAAGVVAAVMAAAVWTSAPSDPSGRAAAAIPSETPSAVPSPAASRTVPASPSPPPGRTAPPRSDPGGWRARLLALSRAVSDQERQGGIDSKLARKIREKISKVGRKIEEGDGKGARDELLGIGRELVKARGKGELASEGPLTAFLRDSGLDLASGGDHRPGKGDKDDRDD
- a CDS encoding glycerol-3-phosphate dehydrogenase/oxidase, encoding MSENTYDVLVIGGGIVGAGAALDAVSRGLSVALIEARDWASGSSSRSSKLIHGGLRYLEQLDFRLVREALKERHLLLTRLAPHLVHPVPFLFPLTHRIWERFYIGAGMTLYDVLGGLRSVVPRHRYLNRRRALQEAPGLRSDALIGALQYFDGQTDDARMTLAVVRTAAAYGAVVASRARATELLREGERVTGARVLDMESGQEITVRARQVISATGVWTDQVLEMAGVGGTPTVKPSKGVHIVVPREAIDLRGAMILRTENSVLFVIPWGRYWVIGTTDTQWSLDQDHPVASRADIDYLLDHINTVLRRPLTRDDIEGVYAGLRPLISGNAANTAKLSREHLVAAPVPGLVIVAGGKYTTYRVMAKDAVDMAVRDLGDAVPESVTERVPLLGATGYGAQWNRRRRLAARSGLSVLTVERLLRRYGSDVDEVLDLLAADPTLGQPIHGAPSYLRAEVVYAASHEQALHLEDVLVRRTHISIEERDRGLAAVSEVTALMAPVLDWDDHTLRRETENYRLHVEAELAAERQPDDVTAEVILHDVPEPPAFSGAADTSL
- a CDS encoding MIP/aquaporin family protein, producing the protein MANPRKLPEIVGELAAEFAGTMILILFGVGVVAQVVAGGIGDHDSIAWAWGLGVTLGVYTAGRLSGAHLNPAVTVALAAFKGFSWHKVLPYSLAQIAGAFVAALIVRWNYSEVLAKVDPGFTVKTQGVFSTLPGNGELPVGTWGGFRDQIIGTAILLFLILAVTDLGNSPPGVNLAPFVVGLIVVAIGMAWGTDAGYAINPARDFGPRLASFLTGYATAWRDQYGQLYFWVPIVAPLIGGVLGAALYELLIGRFLPGAEETERGRFPSEPEPGLLPSGPD